Proteins encoded by one window of Companilactobacillus ginsenosidimutans:
- a CDS encoding subtype B tannase — protein sequence MKKTTIALFTMFLAVLVLAGCSSNKSSSDSKTIKAGDLSSTSYKKSQSYYRGGTSYSGKNVSLNFDKAKYTIKTVTSGNKKIKVRAYENIVYVSKPVDKKYQTMNIYIPVAYFQGKKINGFTKKTAPILMPNSIGGYMPGEAQTLGTSSTSTDSTSTTDASTTAIAANPAAPGAGGAGTNATGGAPAGAGERAIAEGYIVAAPGARGRTTKNSDGKYTGKAPAAIVDLKAAVRYLKLNSKKLPGNENHILSDGTSAGGAMSALLGASGNNKDYAPYLKAIGAADTSDNIYASFVFCPIMNLENADSAYEWQFNGINSYVNGMHMPGETPAPTTLTSKQKSISNDLKKEFPDYVNGLKLKDSDGNVYKMNSNGSGSFNNLIKDTIKNSAQTAIDKGKNITEKKYPFLTIKNKKVTDVNLTKYNKAVGRMKAAPAFDGVDLSNAENQEMGTATVNKKHFTKYSQDNNTAKNKTAIADSTVVSLMNPMDYIGTNNANSASHWYIRYGEMDANTSIAVPTIFSQKLKNSGKDVNYHLEWNKGHAGDYNLNEMFKWSNKIMK from the coding sequence GTGAAAAAAACTACCATAGCTTTATTTACTATGTTTCTAGCTGTCTTAGTTCTTGCTGGATGTTCGAGCAATAAGAGTTCGTCTGACAGCAAAACTATCAAGGCAGGAGATCTATCTTCAACAAGTTACAAAAAATCTCAATCTTATTATCGTGGAGGCACATCTTATTCCGGTAAGAATGTTAGCTTAAATTTTGATAAGGCTAAGTACACAATCAAGACGGTTACTTCCGGTAACAAGAAGATTAAAGTTCGTGCTTATGAAAACATCGTTTATGTAAGTAAGCCAGTTGATAAAAAATATCAAACTATGAATATTTATATTCCAGTTGCTTACTTCCAAGGTAAGAAAATTAACGGGTTTACCAAGAAAACTGCTCCAATCCTAATGCCAAATTCAATCGGTGGATACATGCCGGGTGAAGCTCAAACATTAGGTACAAGTTCTACATCAACTGATTCAACAAGTACCACAGATGCATCAACAACAGCAATAGCCGCAAATCCAGCCGCCCCAGGTGCTGGTGGTGCAGGTACTAATGCAACTGGTGGTGCTCCTGCTGGTGCTGGTGAACGTGCCATTGCAGAAGGATATATCGTTGCTGCTCCAGGTGCTCGTGGCAGAACTACCAAGAACTCAGATGGTAAATATACAGGTAAAGCACCAGCAGCCATTGTCGACTTGAAAGCTGCAGTTCGTTACTTGAAACTAAATTCTAAGAAGTTGCCAGGTAATGAAAATCACATCTTATCAGATGGAACGAGTGCCGGTGGTGCCATGTCAGCATTACTTGGTGCCAGTGGTAACAACAAAGATTACGCACCATATTTGAAAGCAATCGGTGCCGCAGATACATCAGATAATATTTATGCATCATTTGTATTCTGTCCAATCATGAACCTTGAAAATGCTGATTCAGCTTACGAATGGCAATTTAATGGAATTAACAGTTATGTGAATGGAATGCACATGCCTGGTGAAACTCCAGCTCCAACAACATTAACTTCTAAGCAAAAATCAATTTCCAATGATTTAAAGAAAGAATTCCCAGACTATGTGAATGGCTTGAAGCTTAAAGATAGTGACGGAAATGTTTACAAGATGAACAGTAATGGTTCAGGATCATTCAATAACCTAATCAAAGATACGATTAAGAATTCAGCTCAAACTGCCATTGATAAAGGTAAGAATATCACCGAAAAGAAATATCCATTCTTAACAATCAAGAACAAGAAAGTCACAGATGTTAACTTAACTAAGTACAACAAGGCAGTCGGTAGAATGAAAGCAGCACCAGCATTTGATGGTGTCGACCTTTCAAACGCCGAGAATCAAGAAATGGGTACAGCTACAGTTAACAAGAAACACTTTACAAAATACAGTCAAGACAACAATACTGCCAAAAACAAGACAGCAATTGCTGATTCAACAGTTGTAAGTTTGATGAATCCAATGGATTACATCGGCACAAATAACGCCAATTCAGCAAGCCACTGGTACATCAGATACGGTGAAATGGACGCCAACACATCAATAGCCGTACCAACAATCTTCAGTCAAAAACTAAAGAATTCCGGAAAAGATGTAAACTATCACCTCGAATGGAATAAAGGCCACGCTGGAGATTACAACTTGAATGAAATGTTCAAATGGTCAAACAAGATTATGAAATAA
- a CDS encoding M13 family metallopeptidase translates to MVDAKPASYKDNLYLAVNGEWQEHAEIPADKPRTGGFMDLDEDVEKTMMSEFHEFATHEDKVDDKLLLEAVKLYRLANNVEHLNKFHQQPILKYIQRITDLKDLKDLSDHLVDLSKDNYPLPIDVSIDADMKDTSTNIVYIQGAGLILPDKTYYEDDNESGETLLKKFSEVSVKLLSMIGYDLDKAQSIVDKALAFDKILVPIVKSQEEWADYTKVYNPMQFGEYVVKTDKLDLKTQVTELINDTPEKVIIEEPRYLDNINKIVNDANFEDIKAWMMVTYLTDNASNLDEEFRQTIGEYSLALSGAQELQNRTKYAYNKASRVFSQVVGTYYGKKYFGPAAKADVQKMVKKMISIYEQRISDNTWLGEDTKKKAIVKLEKIAIKVGYPDKIDAIYSRYHVEENSSLYENMMGFDRIARQDELDSYHRPVDREKWLMPGHMVNACYDPSRNDITFPAAILQIPFYSLKQTSSQNYGGIGAVIAHEISHAFDNNGAQFDEYGNMNNWWTDDDYAKFKELTQKMIDEFNGIPYAGEKVNGKLVVSENVADVGGLRCALEAAKTESDLNLHEFFINWARVWRLKATKEFNELLLKTDVHSPGPLRANVMAQNMDEFYKEFEVGEKDGMWLAPDKRVNIW, encoded by the coding sequence ATGGTCGATGCAAAGCCTGCCAGCTATAAAGATAATTTATATTTAGCAGTTAATGGTGAATGGCAAGAACATGCTGAAATTCCTGCTGACAAGCCTCGAACTGGTGGATTCATGGACCTTGATGAGGATGTCGAAAAGACTATGATGAGCGAGTTCCACGAGTTTGCTACACATGAAGATAAGGTTGATGACAAGCTTTTGCTTGAGGCAGTCAAGTTGTATCGTTTGGCAAATAATGTTGAACACTTGAACAAGTTCCATCAACAACCAATTTTGAAATATATTCAACGTATTACTGATTTGAAGGATTTAAAGGATCTCTCTGATCACCTAGTTGATTTGTCAAAAGACAATTATCCACTTCCAATCGATGTCTCAATTGACGCTGACATGAAGGATACATCGACTAACATTGTGTATATTCAAGGTGCAGGGTTAATTTTACCTGATAAAACTTATTATGAGGACGACAACGAGTCCGGCGAGACTTTGCTCAAGAAGTTCAGTGAAGTCTCTGTTAAGTTGCTTTCGATGATTGGATACGACCTCGACAAAGCTCAGTCTATCGTAGATAAAGCTTTAGCATTCGACAAGATTCTCGTTCCAATCGTTAAGAGTCAAGAAGAATGGGCTGACTACACTAAGGTTTACAACCCAATGCAGTTTGGTGAATATGTGGTTAAGACTGATAAATTGGACTTAAAAACTCAAGTTACAGAACTCATTAACGACACTCCTGAAAAAGTTATTATTGAGGAACCTCGTTATTTGGACAATATCAACAAAATAGTTAATGATGCTAATTTTGAAGACATTAAGGCTTGGATGATGGTCACATATTTGACTGACAACGCATCTAATTTGGATGAAGAATTCCGTCAAACTATTGGTGAATATTCATTAGCTTTAAGTGGCGCACAAGAGCTTCAAAACAGAACTAAGTACGCTTACAACAAGGCTTCAAGAGTTTTCAGTCAAGTTGTTGGAACTTATTACGGTAAGAAATACTTTGGCCCAGCAGCCAAAGCAGATGTTCAAAAGATGGTCAAAAAGATGATTTCTATCTATGAGCAACGTATTTCAGATAACACTTGGCTTGGTGAAGACACCAAGAAAAAGGCTATTGTTAAGCTAGAAAAGATTGCCATTAAAGTTGGTTATCCCGACAAAATTGATGCTATTTACTCAAGATATCATGTTGAGGAGAATTCATCATTATACGAAAATATGATGGGATTCGATCGCATTGCAAGACAAGATGAGTTGGACAGTTATCATCGTCCAGTTGACCGTGAAAAATGGCTAATGCCAGGCCACATGGTTAACGCCTGTTATGATCCATCAAGAAATGACATCACTTTCCCCGCAGCGATTTTGCAAATTCCATTTTACAGTTTGAAGCAAACAAGTAGCCAAAACTACGGTGGAATCGGTGCTGTAATTGCACATGAAATTTCTCATGCATTCGACAATAATGGTGCTCAATTCGATGAATATGGAAATATGAACAACTGGTGGACTGACGATGATTACGCCAAGTTCAAAGAATTAACACAAAAGATGATCGACGAATTCAACGGCATTCCATATGCAGGTGAAAAAGTTAATGGAAAACTAGTAGTAAGTGAAAACGTAGCCGACGTCGGTGGATTACGCTGTGCACTAGAAGCAGCCAAAACCGAATCCGACTTAAACCTACACGAGTTCTTCATAAACTGGGCACGAGTATGGCGCCTAAAAGCAACCAAAGAATTCAACGAACTACTACTAAAAACCGACGTACATTCACCAGGCCCATTACGTGCTAATGTCATGGCACAGAATATGGACGAATTTTACAAAGAGTTCGAGGTAGGAGAAAAAGATGGAATGTGGTTAGCGCCAGATAAACGAGTAAATATCTGGTAG